Proteins found in one Exiguobacterium sp. 9-2 genomic segment:
- a CDS encoding ABC1 kinase family protein has product MKRWALYRIVVIVTMFARYIFTIYRFTRKNRPGTNNEEFERIMIRIARDYKKKALRLEGLLIKLGQFLSIRADLFPPSVLMELTELVDKVPSSKLGESRKIIEEDWGMPIEEIISDISSRPVASASIGEVYSGTLKSNGKKVAIKVQRPNIEQIIKTDFRAMRIVIAMLRRTSLNKSTDLQSLYRQMVFVIGDELNYRTELKNGLYFKKMYETNPVIYIPSYYEEHCTNRVLVMEWIEGTRITDLDYLAEHQIDREELARNLFLNAGEQLLFGGKFHADPHPGNVLVQSDGKIVLLDFGMIGATTPDDMRAIQRILQSFVTLDYDAIVDGLEDLRFLLPNANKQNIRQAIEKAVTFYLESDMENVDTKLIEKVLSDIELLVRNEPIQLPAEFAFFGRAASTILGILQILSPQINLLELAKPMVRRWLDDEGKNQNRYLQIAGSYGARLLAFPRLVNDALSEPTRWRIMEQQKFSRVANIESLKIRQWTSSLVGIISLPFSYLGYYFTQYDVMGISLTIAVIALWNGRRIGRQIVRIADEPFR; this is encoded by the coding sequence ATGAAACGTTGGGCGCTTTATCGCATCGTCGTCATCGTGACGATGTTCGCACGTTACATCTTTACGATCTATCGATTCACCCGGAAAAACCGGCCAGGTACGAACAACGAAGAGTTTGAGCGCATCATGATCCGAATTGCGCGTGACTATAAGAAAAAAGCATTACGGTTAGAAGGATTATTGATCAAGCTCGGTCAGTTCTTATCAATTCGAGCCGACCTGTTTCCTCCGTCCGTCTTGATGGAACTGACCGAACTGGTCGATAAAGTTCCTTCAAGTAAACTTGGAGAGTCACGAAAGATCATCGAAGAGGATTGGGGTATGCCGATCGAAGAAATCATCTCGGATATCAGTTCCCGTCCTGTCGCTTCTGCCTCGATTGGTGAGGTGTACAGCGGAACCTTAAAATCAAACGGTAAAAAAGTCGCGATCAAAGTCCAGCGACCAAATATCGAACAAATCATCAAAACCGATTTCCGTGCCATGCGTATCGTCATTGCCATGTTGCGCCGGACGTCGTTAAACAAATCGACTGATTTGCAAAGCTTATATCGCCAAATGGTCTTCGTAATCGGTGATGAATTGAATTACCGTACCGAATTAAAAAACGGTCTCTACTTTAAAAAGATGTATGAAACAAACCCTGTCATTTATATCCCGAGCTATTATGAAGAACATTGTACAAATCGGGTGCTTGTCATGGAATGGATTGAAGGAACACGCATCACGGATCTGGATTATCTAGCCGAACATCAGATTGACCGTGAAGAACTAGCACGTAATTTATTTTTGAACGCTGGAGAACAATTATTGTTCGGCGGGAAATTCCACGCCGATCCGCACCCAGGCAATGTCCTCGTCCAGTCCGATGGCAAAATCGTCTTGCTTGATTTTGGGATGATCGGAGCGACGACGCCCGATGATATGCGAGCGATCCAGCGGATTCTTCAGTCCTTCGTCACATTGGATTACGATGCAATCGTCGATGGTTTAGAAGATCTACGATTCTTATTGCCAAATGCGAATAAGCAAAATATCCGACAAGCAATTGAAAAAGCAGTCACGTTCTATCTCGAAAGTGATATGGAAAACGTGGATACAAAACTGATCGAGAAGGTCTTATCCGATATCGAATTGCTCGTCCGAAATGAACCGATCCAGCTTCCTGCTGAGTTTGCTTTCTTTGGACGTGCCGCATCAACGATTCTTGGAATCCTTCAGATTCTTTCACCGCAAATCAACCTGCTGGAACTCGCTAAACCAATGGTTCGACGCTGGCTCGATGACGAAGGGAAAAATCAAAACCGTTACCTACAGATTGCTGGTTCTTACGGCGCGCGATTGCTCGCCTTCCCGCGTCTTGTTAACGATGCCTTAAGCGAACCGACACGTTGGCGGATCATGGAGCAACAAAAGTTCTCTCGTGTTGCGAACATCGAGTCACTCAAAATCCGACAGTGGACGAGTTCGCTCGTCGGGATCATCAGCCTGCCTTTTAGTTATCTCGGCTATTATTTTACGCAGTACGACGTCATGGGCATTTCCTTGACGATCGCTGTCATCGCTTTATGGAACGGTCGCCGGATCGGACGACAAATCGTCCGGATCGCCGATGAACCATTCCGTTAA
- a CDS encoding SDR family NAD(P)-dependent oxidoreductase — protein MKTVIVIGAGPGNGYEISKRFGQEGFQVVCAARTQETLAAVITELKEEGVEAVGVECDASRKADIASLIEWTEEQYGQIDVLVYNASILHQASVLEVSAEQITKEFEIDVLGALHAAQLVAPSMQERKDGAILITGGGAAMQAIKSLPGLSIGKAGVRQVTHMLHDTLKEDGVYVGTVTIAGEVKRGTALDPKNVAEAFYTLYTNRNEVETVLSAD, from the coding sequence ATGAAAACAGTCATCGTCATTGGAGCAGGACCAGGAAACGGATATGAAATCAGTAAACGATTCGGGCAAGAAGGGTTTCAAGTCGTTTGTGCGGCGCGGACACAAGAAACGCTTGCAGCCGTCATCACGGAACTAAAAGAAGAAGGTGTAGAGGCGGTGGGGGTAGAATGTGATGCTTCTCGAAAAGCCGATATCGCATCACTCATCGAATGGACAGAGGAGCAGTATGGACAAATCGATGTCTTAGTCTATAATGCTTCGATTTTACATCAAGCATCTGTCCTTGAAGTCTCGGCAGAACAGATTACGAAAGAGTTCGAGATCGATGTTCTCGGTGCACTGCATGCCGCACAACTCGTTGCTCCTTCGATGCAGGAACGAAAAGACGGCGCCATCCTGATTACAGGAGGTGGCGCTGCGATGCAAGCAATCAAATCGTTACCAGGGCTTTCGATTGGCAAGGCAGGCGTTCGTCAAGTGACGCACATGCTCCATGATACGTTGAAGGAAGACGGTGTCTACGTCGGAACCGTCACGATTGCCGGAGAAGTGAAGCGTGGAACGGCACTTGATCCGAAAAACGTAGCGGAAGCGTTCTATACACTCTATACAAACCGTAACGAAGTAGAGACAGTTCTATCAGCAGACTAA
- a CDS encoding trimeric intracellular cation channel family protein: MSWDLLNIIGTVAFAMSGAIVAMEEKYDLFGVWLLALITAFGGGAIRNLLIGVPVSALWSQGGLFLVAILVALLIFMLPQLFLPHWTRWGVLADALGLSAFAIQGALMATAKGLPLSATISAAVLTGVGGGVIRDLLAGRKPLVLHKEIYAMWAVMAALVIDRFQLTNPLHLFTLLGLITVLRMLSYYYEWNLPARRLGGE; this comes from the coding sequence ATGTCCTGGGACTTATTGAATATCATCGGCACGGTCGCTTTTGCGATGAGTGGTGCGATCGTCGCGATGGAAGAAAAATATGATTTATTCGGCGTTTGGTTACTTGCTTTGATCACAGCATTTGGTGGCGGTGCCATTCGTAATCTATTGATTGGTGTACCAGTATCTGCTCTCTGGTCGCAAGGTGGTCTCTTTTTAGTCGCGATTCTCGTTGCGTTGTTGATTTTCATGTTACCCCAGTTATTCTTGCCGCACTGGACACGTTGGGGTGTCCTCGCGGATGCGCTCGGATTGTCTGCGTTTGCGATTCAAGGTGCCCTGATGGCGACAGCAAAAGGACTGCCGTTGTCAGCAACAATTTCAGCGGCTGTACTGACCGGTGTTGGTGGCGGAGTGATTCGCGATTTACTCGCTGGTCGGAAACCACTCGTCTTGCATAAAGAGATCTATGCGATGTGGGCTGTCATGGCAGCACTCGTGATTGATCGCTTCCAATTGACGAATCCTCTACATTTGTTCACATTGCTCGGACTCATCACCGTTTTACGTATGCTATCGTATTATTATGAATGGAATTTACCAGCACGACGGTTAGGGGGAGAATAA
- a CDS encoding Gfo/Idh/MocA family oxidoreductase, producing the protein MIRTALVGFGLAGEHLHAPYLHAPDYQLVAVQSSRPEAVAAYDATLPVYPTLEALLEAEQIDLVVIATANDLHYPLARLALLSGCDVLVEKPFTVTLEEAETLTELARTYGRLLTVYHNRRYTKDFRTLMTLLKSGRLGTLQTFEAHYDRYRPDVQERWREQDVPGAGLLYDLGSHLIDQALVAFDEIPDRVFCDQTIQRQDGIVDDYTHLILAFGTRRAILHIGSIVPAVGPSLMVHGTQASYFVDEVDTKRTTYQLAEANGPLQDFPFVSGHFGDYYTDLAPAIRKRTTPPVSAKQAELVMKIIDRAQKSAKVGTWIEVD; encoded by the coding sequence ATGATTCGTACCGCATTAGTTGGTTTTGGTCTTGCCGGTGAACATTTGCATGCGCCTTATTTACACGCACCTGATTATCAGTTGGTCGCTGTTCAGTCGAGTCGCCCGGAAGCGGTCGCTGCGTACGACGCGACGCTCCCTGTCTATCCGACACTTGAAGCATTACTTGAAGCGGAACAAATCGATTTAGTCGTCATCGCGACGGCAAATGATCTGCATTATCCACTCGCGCGTCTCGCCTTGCTCTCGGGCTGTGATGTACTTGTCGAGAAACCGTTCACCGTCACGCTCGAAGAAGCCGAAACGTTGACAGAACTAGCACGGACATACGGTCGGTTACTGACAGTTTATCATAATCGGCGGTACACGAAGGACTTTCGGACGCTGATGACCTTATTGAAATCTGGACGACTCGGTACGCTCCAGACGTTCGAAGCGCATTATGACCGTTACCGTCCCGATGTGCAGGAGCGTTGGCGCGAACAGGACGTTCCTGGTGCCGGACTATTGTACGACCTTGGTTCACACTTGATCGATCAAGCACTCGTCGCCTTCGATGAAATTCCAGACCGTGTCTTTTGTGATCAAACGATTCAACGACAAGATGGGATCGTTGATGACTATACACATCTAATTTTAGCCTTTGGCACGCGACGCGCTATTTTGCATATCGGTTCCATCGTTCCAGCTGTTGGTCCCTCCCTGATGGTGCACGGAACACAGGCGAGTTACTTCGTTGATGAAGTCGATACAAAACGGACGACCTATCAATTGGCTGAAGCAAATGGACCTCTGCAAGACTTCCCTTTTGTTTCCGGTCATTTTGGGGATTATTATACGGATCTCGCTCCAGCCATCCGTAAGCGAACCACACCACCTGTCTCTGCGAAACAGGCTGAACTCGTCATGAAAATCATTGATCGTGCTCAAAAGAGTGCAAAAGTGGGTACATGGATAGAAGTAGACTAA
- a CDS encoding DUF5327 family protein, which yields MITEQHIIEKMRQAMQRIDQTTGAAQKEQIAAMKVYCELLLESDSTSSSTISLPTSTPQATPAVDPMLARFMGVSQEKEEKGTSLLDF from the coding sequence ATGATTACCGAGCAACACATCATCGAAAAGATGCGCCAAGCGATGCAACGTATTGACCAAACAACAGGAGCTGCGCAGAAAGAACAGATTGCAGCGATGAAGGTTTACTGTGAACTACTGCTCGAATCCGATTCGACGTCGAGTTCGACAATATCGCTTCCTACGTCAACGCCTCAGGCAACCCCAGCGGTCGATCCGATGTTAGCGCGTTTCATGGGTGTTTCGCAGGAAAAAGAAGAAAAAGGCACTTCATTGCTCGATTTTTGA
- a CDS encoding thermonuclease family protein, whose product MRRSVFISLLFLFVLIGCAPEETDLLGIKQPDDEKITKATVQRVIDGDTLKVRLADGKTEDVRLLLVDTPETVKPDTPVQPYGTEASAFTKETLPSGTAIRLERDHSRADRYGRLLAYVWYGDKMLNQELLRKGLARVAFVYEPDTRYVDVFEQIEQEAKQAKKKIWKHDGYVTNRGFNVQAITETKSCDIKGNINRSGKKIYHVPGGQSYNEVKPEQRFCTEKEAQEAGFVRATR is encoded by the coding sequence ATGAGACGATCTGTATTCATAAGTCTACTTTTTTTATTCGTCCTCATCGGTTGTGCACCAGAAGAAACCGATCTGCTTGGCATCAAGCAACCAGACGATGAAAAGATTACGAAAGCGACAGTGCAACGCGTCATCGATGGGGATACATTAAAAGTGAGGCTAGCAGACGGCAAAACGGAGGATGTTCGTTTGTTGCTCGTCGATACACCGGAAACTGTTAAACCGGATACGCCGGTTCAACCTTATGGAACGGAAGCTTCAGCGTTTACAAAAGAGACATTACCGAGCGGGACAGCTATTCGGTTAGAGCGTGATCATTCCCGGGCTGACCGATACGGACGACTGCTCGCATATGTCTGGTACGGCGATAAAATGTTGAATCAAGAGTTACTCCGAAAAGGTCTTGCGCGTGTGGCGTTCGTCTATGAACCAGACACACGTTATGTCGATGTGTTTGAACAGATCGAACAGGAAGCCAAGCAGGCAAAGAAGAAAATCTGGAAGCACGATGGCTACGTCACGAATCGCGGATTCAATGTTCAAGCGATTACAGAAACGAAATCCTGCGATATCAAAGGTAATATCAATCGGTCAGGTAAAAAAATTTACCATGTCCCGGGTGGTCAGTCTTACAATGAAGTGAAGCCGGAGCAACGGTTCTGTACGGAGAAAGAAGCACAAGAAGCCGGATTCGTCCGAGCAACACGCTGA
- a CDS encoding SDR family oxidoreductase yields MYESLKGKVAIVTGGSMGIGEAIIRRYAEEGMRVVINYRSHPEEAKKIAESIQDKGGEAITIQGDVSKEDDMINLVKETVDRFGQLDVFVNNAGIEMPSASHEMSLEDWQKVIDVNLTGAFLGAREALKYFVEHDVKGSIINLSSVHEIIPWPTFVHYAASKGGVKLMTQTLAMEYAPKGIRVNAIGPGAINTPINAEKFEDPEQRKEVESMIPMGNIGKPEEISAVAAWLASDEASYVTGITLFADGGMTLYPSFQAGRG; encoded by the coding sequence ATGTATGAAAGTTTAAAAGGAAAAGTTGCCATCGTAACAGGTGGATCGATGGGAATCGGTGAAGCAATCATTCGCCGTTATGCAGAAGAAGGCATGCGTGTCGTCATTAACTATCGCAGTCACCCGGAAGAAGCAAAAAAAATTGCCGAATCGATTCAAGATAAGGGTGGCGAAGCTATTACGATCCAAGGAGATGTCTCGAAGGAAGACGACATGATCAACCTTGTGAAAGAGACTGTCGATCGCTTTGGTCAATTAGACGTTTTCGTCAATAACGCGGGAATCGAGATGCCGTCAGCCTCCCATGAGATGTCGCTCGAAGACTGGCAAAAAGTCATTGATGTCAACTTGACAGGAGCTTTCCTCGGGGCACGAGAAGCACTGAAGTACTTCGTCGAACATGATGTCAAAGGTAGTATCATCAATCTGTCGAGTGTGCATGAAATCATTCCATGGCCGACATTCGTCCACTACGCCGCGAGTAAAGGTGGCGTCAAATTGATGACACAAACCCTTGCGATGGAGTATGCACCGAAAGGAATCCGGGTTAATGCAATTGGACCTGGTGCGATCAATACGCCGATCAACGCTGAAAAATTCGAAGATCCAGAACAACGCAAAGAAGTCGAGAGTATGATTCCAATGGGCAACATCGGGAAACCAGAAGAGATTTCTGCCGTTGCTGCATGGCTTGCGTCGGATGAAGCAAGTTATGTTACAGGGATCACGCTCTTTGCGGACGGCGGCATGACACTTTATCCTTCTTTCCAAGCAGGACGCGGTTAA
- the hemQ gene encoding hydrogen peroxide-dependent heme synthase, translated as MQHQTSEPTATQQAAETLDGWYTLHDFRRIDWSRLKQVDATERARMIEEFQAFLAELSGVEEAKDGSHALYTIIGQKADLVLMVLRPTMEQIQDVEVKMQKLDLYDYLVPTYSYVSVVELGTYRGSGEGNPYENPYVRDRLYPILPQAKHICFYPMSKSRRDGDNWYTLSMEKRKELMYRHGMIGRSYAGKIQQIIGGSTGFDDWEWGVTLFSDDILQFKKIVYEMRFDEVSAKYGEFGEFFIGNRLESEQLNTHFAL; from the coding sequence ATGCAACACCAAACATCTGAACCGACTGCTACGCAACAAGCCGCTGAAACACTCGACGGCTGGTATACATTACATGATTTTCGCCGGATCGATTGGTCACGCTTAAAACAAGTCGACGCGACAGAGCGCGCGCGCATGATTGAAGAGTTCCAAGCCTTCCTCGCAGAGCTTTCTGGTGTGGAAGAAGCTAAAGACGGAAGCCACGCACTTTATACGATCATTGGTCAAAAAGCAGATCTCGTCTTGATGGTTCTTCGTCCTACGATGGAACAAATCCAAGACGTCGAAGTCAAGATGCAGAAACTCGATCTATATGATTATTTGGTTCCAACATATTCTTATGTCTCTGTCGTCGAACTTGGTACGTACCGTGGTTCAGGCGAAGGAAACCCATACGAGAATCCATATGTGCGTGACCGCCTCTATCCGATCCTGCCACAAGCGAAGCACATCTGCTTCTATCCAATGAGCAAGTCACGTCGCGATGGCGATAACTGGTATACACTCTCAATGGAGAAACGAAAAGAGCTCATGTATCGTCACGGTATGATCGGTCGGAGTTACGCTGGGAAGATTCAGCAAATCATCGGTGGATCAACTGGATTTGACGATTGGGAATGGGGCGTTACGCTCTTCTCAGATGACATTCTTCAGTTCAAGAAAATCGTCTACGAAATGCGTTTTGATGAAGTCAGCGCGAAATATGGCGAGTTCGGTGAATTCTTCATCGGTAACCGTCTCGAAAGTGAACAATTAAATACTCATTTTGCACTTTAA
- a CDS encoding glycerol-3-phosphate dehydrogenase/oxidase: protein MFSSTERTAWLEEMGQELLDVLVIGGGITGAGILLDAQSRGMRTGLIEMQDFAEGTSSRSTKLVHGGLRYLKQFEIKLVAEVGKERAIVYENAPHVTTPEWMMLPLVEGGTFGSFSTSIGLRVYDQLAGVKRHERRTMLSKEETLRYEPLLRSEHLVGGGRYVEYKTDDARLTVEVLKAAIGYGGRAVNYTKAESLVYHNGKVVGVEVRDVLSGKTYTIRAKKIINATGPWVDELREKDGSKSGKSLHLTKGIHLVIDQVHFPLQQAVYFDVPDGRMIFAIPREGKTYVGTTDTNYKGDILEPGVTVEDQDYILEATNQMFNVELRPEHVESTWSGLRPLIHEDGKDPSELSRKDEIFVSKSGLMSIAGGKLTGYRKMAERIIDMVAEQFKTEENRIYLASRTHDILLGGGHPQGSKGFARYMKEQQPKGEALGLSPNETTWLIQRYGTNVERVFELIRTRGDEAARYQLPLHWFGALLYGLEAELVMQPGDFLNRRASAVFFDFPHAEQYADGVLALMRSELGWSAEDEAKANESIRREFDAVRVKGPVPLS from the coding sequence ATGTTTTCAAGTACGGAACGGACAGCATGGTTAGAAGAGATGGGACAAGAACTTCTAGACGTCCTCGTCATCGGGGGCGGTATCACGGGAGCTGGTATTCTGCTTGACGCACAAAGTCGCGGCATGCGAACAGGCTTGATTGAAATGCAGGACTTCGCCGAAGGGACATCGAGCCGATCGACGAAACTTGTCCATGGTGGATTGCGTTATCTGAAGCAGTTCGAGATTAAACTCGTCGCCGAAGTCGGGAAAGAACGTGCCATCGTGTATGAGAACGCACCGCATGTGACGACACCGGAGTGGATGATGCTTCCACTTGTCGAAGGTGGTACATTCGGTAGCTTCTCGACCTCGATCGGCTTACGTGTCTATGACCAACTCGCTGGTGTCAAACGCCATGAACGTCGGACGATGCTTAGCAAAGAAGAAACATTACGTTACGAACCACTGCTACGCTCGGAACACTTAGTCGGTGGTGGTCGGTATGTCGAATATAAAACGGATGACGCTCGACTGACGGTCGAAGTCTTAAAAGCAGCCATCGGTTACGGCGGACGTGCCGTCAATTATACGAAAGCGGAATCGCTTGTCTACCACAATGGAAAAGTCGTTGGTGTCGAAGTCCGCGACGTCTTAAGTGGTAAAACGTATACGATTCGGGCGAAGAAGATCATTAATGCGACGGGTCCTTGGGTCGATGAACTGCGCGAAAAAGACGGTTCGAAGTCTGGAAAGTCATTACACCTGACAAAAGGGATTCATCTCGTCATCGATCAAGTACATTTCCCGTTGCAACAAGCCGTTTACTTCGATGTTCCAGACGGTCGGATGATCTTTGCGATTCCACGTGAAGGGAAAACGTATGTCGGAACAACGGATACGAACTATAAAGGAGATATTCTTGAGCCTGGTGTCACCGTCGAGGATCAGGATTACATCCTAGAGGCGACGAATCAAATGTTCAACGTCGAGTTACGACCTGAGCATGTCGAATCAACGTGGTCTGGACTACGTCCACTCATTCATGAAGATGGAAAAGATCCAAGTGAACTGTCCCGAAAAGACGAAATCTTCGTTTCGAAATCCGGTCTGATGTCAATCGCCGGTGGTAAGTTGACTGGGTACCGGAAGATGGCAGAACGAATCATCGATATGGTCGCGGAGCAATTCAAGACAGAAGAAAATCGAATTTATCTTGCTTCCCGTACGCACGATATCTTGCTTGGTGGTGGTCATCCACAAGGAAGTAAAGGATTCGCGCGTTACATGAAGGAACAACAACCAAAAGGCGAAGCACTTGGGTTGTCACCGAATGAGACGACATGGCTCATCCAGCGCTACGGTACGAATGTCGAACGTGTCTTCGAATTGATTCGGACACGCGGTGACGAAGCCGCTCGTTATCAATTACCGTTACACTGGTTCGGTGCCCTTCTGTATGGTCTAGAAGCAGAGCTCGTCATGCAACCCGGTGACTTCTTGAACCGTCGTGCTTCAGCCGTCTTCTTTGATTTCCCACATGCTGAACAATACGCAGACGGTGTTCTTGCCCTGATGCGTAGCGAACTCGGCTGGTCGGCAGAAGATGAAGCGAAAGCCAATGAAAGCATTCGTCGTGAATTTGATGCGGTTCGCGTCAAAGGTCCTGTTCCACTTTCCTAA
- a CDS encoding cation diffusion facilitator family transporter — MTTFFSLIRRGNKSALAAAIVNTIIAAIKFVAYILTGNVAMFAEMMHTIGDAANQFFVYIGSALSKKAPTKRFPNGFGRLVNLVLLAAIIVVALLAYETIREGILHITHGPGEKTSGLWIILTALSIGVVLEVGVFYKAMKEIAHETGLKSSGLTLVGQSFAHLGQAKPATRLVFMEDLVATLGGVIAIIAVLISHYTSFYQAEGIASILIGLMMFYVVYNVFIQNAAGALGEVDEVLTAKIGEILLRDEAVRDIEKLEVIKEGDHFHVETEIEVDPNLTIAQADDIKDRLELQIRILKGITDVTISFDEDDNVQQYQPPPPPV, encoded by the coding sequence ATGACCACTTTTTTCTCATTGATCCGTCGCGGAAATAAGTCAGCCCTTGCTGCCGCCATCGTCAATACGATCATTGCCGCGATCAAGTTCGTCGCCTATATCTTAACTGGGAATGTAGCGATGTTCGCTGAAATGATGCATACGATCGGTGACGCAGCGAACCAGTTCTTCGTCTACATCGGTTCTGCTCTCAGTAAAAAAGCACCAACGAAACGGTTTCCGAACGGTTTTGGTCGGCTCGTTAATCTCGTCTTACTTGCTGCAATCATTGTCGTCGCTCTCCTTGCTTACGAGACGATTCGGGAAGGCATCTTGCATATCACGCACGGTCCTGGAGAAAAGACAAGTGGTTTGTGGATCATCCTGACGGCACTTAGCATTGGTGTTGTACTGGAAGTCGGGGTGTTCTATAAAGCGATGAAAGAAATCGCGCATGAGACGGGACTCAAATCGAGCGGACTGACACTTGTTGGTCAAAGCTTCGCCCATCTTGGACAAGCCAAACCGGCGACACGTCTTGTCTTCATGGAAGATCTTGTCGCAACTCTTGGTGGCGTCATCGCCATTATCGCTGTCCTGATTTCGCATTATACATCGTTTTATCAAGCAGAAGGCATTGCATCCATCTTGATTGGACTCATGATGTTTTATGTCGTCTACAACGTCTTTATTCAAAATGCTGCCGGTGCGCTCGGTGAGGTTGATGAAGTACTGACAGCCAAAATCGGTGAAATCTTGTTACGTGATGAAGCGGTTCGGGACATCGAAAAACTTGAAGTCATCAAGGAAGGAGATCACTTCCATGTCGAAACGGAGATTGAAGTTGATCCCAACTTGACAATTGCGCAAGCGGACGACATTAAAGATCGACTCGAATTGCAAATTCGCATCCTTAAAGGAATCACCGATGTCACGATCTCCTTTGATGAAGATGATAACGTACAGCAGTATCAACCACCGCCACCACCTGTATGA
- a CDS encoding GRP family sugar transporter — MDILIAIVPALMWGSLPLVVSKIGGSTAQQIIGTTLGALLFAIVTFFFVSPEMSTTAWVAGFFSGAFWALGQKNQFAAFRQMGVSKTMPISTGMQLVGTSLFGVLAFGEWSTTTALILGISALVLIIAGAAFTSYKEDKSKEDENIGKGLTLLLISTVGYVGYVVIARWFDINGWEAVLPQAIGMVVSAILLSLREGDLFTKKTAGNTIGGLMWAVGNVALLFATAKVGVATSFSLSQTGVVISTIGGVLLLKETKTKKEMTFVIIGCILVVAGGIMIGFTKQ; from the coding sequence ATTGATATTCTAATTGCCATCGTTCCCGCATTGATGTGGGGATCGTTGCCGCTTGTCGTTTCGAAAATCGGAGGTTCAACGGCGCAACAAATCATCGGTACGACTCTGGGTGCGTTACTTTTCGCGATCGTCACCTTCTTTTTTGTCAGCCCAGAGATGTCGACGACCGCTTGGGTTGCCGGATTCTTTTCTGGTGCCTTTTGGGCACTTGGTCAAAAAAATCAATTTGCCGCATTTCGTCAAATGGGTGTCTCAAAAACGATGCCAATTTCAACAGGGATGCAACTCGTCGGAACATCGTTGTTCGGTGTTCTTGCTTTTGGCGAGTGGTCAACGACAACTGCCTTGATTCTCGGAATCAGTGCGCTTGTATTGATCATTGCCGGAGCAGCTTTCACGTCTTATAAGGAAGATAAGAGTAAAGAAGATGAGAATATCGGCAAAGGATTGACGCTCCTCCTCATCTCGACTGTCGGATATGTCGGATATGTCGTCATCGCCCGCTGGTTCGATATTAATGGCTGGGAAGCCGTATTACCGCAAGCGATCGGGATGGTCGTTAGCGCAATTCTTCTTTCTTTACGAGAAGGAGACCTCTTCACAAAGAAAACAGCTGGCAATACCATCGGCGGACTCATGTGGGCTGTCGGGAACGTCGCTTTACTGTTTGCTACGGCAAAAGTCGGGGTCGCAACAAGCTTCTCCCTTTCTCAAACAGGTGTCGTCATCTCAACCATCGGTGGCGTCCTCTTACTGAAAGAAACGAAAACGAAGAAAGAGATGACCTTCGTCATCATCGGTTGTATTTTAGTCGTTGCTGGTGGAATCATGATTGGATTTACGAAACAATAA
- a CDS encoding DUF423 domain-containing protein, producing MKVFIMIGAISMMLSVALGAFGAHALKDMLTERMLANWQTGVLYQMVHSLGILALGGLLLKASIPQWSLAAWLMLAGIVFFSGSLYVMALTNVTKLGAITPIGGVLFIAAWIFVAIGAYKGL from the coding sequence ATGAAAGTATTCATTATGATTGGCGCGATCTCGATGATGCTATCGGTCGCACTAGGTGCATTCGGTGCACACGCCTTAAAAGATATGTTGACGGAGCGGATGCTCGCGAACTGGCAGACAGGCGTACTTTACCAGATGGTACACTCGCTCGGCATCCTAGCACTCGGAGGACTCTTATTAAAGGCATCGATCCCACAATGGTCATTGGCTGCATGGCTGATGCTCGCCGGAATCGTCTTCTTCTCAGGTAGTCTGTACGTCATGGCATTGACGAATGTAACGAAACTGGGTGCCATCACACCGATCGGTGGCGTCTTGTTCATCGCGGCGTGGATCTTTGTCGCAATTGGTGCCTATAAAGGATTATGA